From the Planktothrix tepida PCC 9214 genome, one window contains:
- a CDS encoding mechanosensitive ion channel family protein: MLTKEQQQELLTLLISLMSEFGTRILISILILLLGLWLAKFIQRLSQRLMIRAQLEPTLIRFLVNLIYIAAVTFVVLATLGKLGIQTTSFIAVLGAAGLAIGLALQGSLSNFASGVFMIIFRPFKVHDYIEGGGVEGTVEEISIFTTLLTTPDNKIIIIPNSKLYGDKIVNHSIQPMRRVDLKLNFSYNTNLEQLRELFLTLVQADQRILSEPTPGLEVQEIAGSGIKILLTVWVATPDYSLVRSDLNERLKQSLDAQGILLV, encoded by the coding sequence ATGCTTACAAAGGAACAGCAACAGGAATTATTAACCCTATTGATCTCATTAATGAGCGAGTTTGGAACTCGAATTTTGATATCAATCCTGATTTTATTATTGGGTTTGTGGTTGGCAAAATTTATACAACGTTTGAGTCAACGTTTAATGATTCGGGCACAATTGGAGCCAACGCTGATTCGATTTCTAGTCAACTTAATTTATATTGCGGCGGTTACTTTTGTCGTGTTGGCAACTCTGGGAAAACTCGGAATTCAAACCACATCTTTTATTGCCGTTTTAGGGGCTGCCGGGTTAGCAATTGGTTTGGCATTACAAGGGTCTTTATCCAATTTTGCGTCTGGTGTGTTTATGATTATTTTCCGACCCTTTAAAGTTCACGATTATATTGAAGGAGGCGGAGTCGAAGGAACCGTTGAGGAAATTTCGATTTTTACAACTCTTTTAACCACACCCGACAACAAAATTATTATTATTCCCAATAGTAAACTTTACGGCGATAAAATTGTTAATCACTCTATTCAACCGATGCGCCGCGTAGATTTAAAGTTGAATTTCAGTTATAATACTAATCTGGAGCAACTTCGAGAATTATTTCTGACTCTCGTTCAAGCTGATCAACGAATTCTCTCAGAACCTACACCTGGTCTGGAGGTTCAGGAAATTGCGGGGAGTGGGATTAAGATTTTATTAACAGTTTGGGTGGCGACTCCTGACTACTCTCTGGTACGTTCCGATCTCAATGAACGTCTGAAACAAAGCTTAGATGCTCAGGGGATTCTATTAGTTTAA
- a CDS encoding GAF domain-containing protein — protein MNFSSTPNEFNNIEDFEHKPDSADPGLQRFALRLKTSMGRDTLIQKELDKLRTQLKCDRVVLYYFYSQWKGQVTFESLSNATLSIYGSTGADECFNHQYAQDYQKGRITAITDIETEAIHPCHQNFLRSLSIRANLVVPVIVSNELWGLLIAHHCQHPHVWNSAELDGMKVVAETLSTAPEIIDFKK, from the coding sequence ATGAATTTTTCTTCTACTCCAAACGAATTCAACAACATCGAAGACTTTGAACATAAACCTGATTCAGCCGATCCGGGTTTACAACGATTTGCACTGCGGTTGAAAACAAGCATGGGACGAGATACTTTAATCCAAAAAGAACTGGATAAACTGAGAACTCAACTGAAATGTGATCGGGTTGTTTTATATTATTTTTATTCTCAATGGAAAGGGCAAGTCACCTTTGAATCGTTGAGCAATGCCACCTTATCAATCTATGGTTCTACAGGTGCAGATGAGTGTTTTAATCATCAATATGCTCAGGATTATCAAAAGGGAAGAATTACGGCGATCACGGATATTGAAACCGAAGCAATTCATCCTTGTCATCAAAATTTTTTACGCAGTCTTTCTATTCGTGCCAATTTAGTCGTTCCTGTTATTGTTTCTAACGAACTTTGGGGTTTATTAATTGCTCATCATTGTCAACATCCTCATGTTTGGAATTCGGCAGAATTAGATGGGATGAAAGTCGTCGCAGAAACTTTATCAACTGCACCTGAAATTATTGATTTTAAGAAGTAG
- a CDS encoding hybrid sensor histidine kinase/response regulator, with translation MQDIGFILIVDDNPTNLSVLSQTLKGEGFSVRVAEDGESALQLVERKQPALILLDVQMPGIDGFETCKKLKSEPKNQGIPIIFLTALTDVENKVKGLSLGAVDYISKPFEKEEVLARVRVHLQLKQLTETLEQQVAERTATLEKTQIQLVQQEKLSSLGQLVTGIAHEINNPISCIINNLPLAQDYVQDLAHILTLCQTYYEQLPIPLQEEIFQADLDFILKDLPQLLNSIKISADRIKDISISLRNFARSDSSTQVLFNIHEGLDSTLLILSHRLKPVGKQAAIQLVKEYGNLPQVECYPSQLNQVFMNLLANAIDAIEEAGQQGEMENRIPTLKICTTQPDPQSILIEISDNGMGIPEEILPRVFEPLFTTKPMGHGTGLGLVIAHQIIEKHQGKLNLDSTPGQGTNVKIWLPATS, from the coding sequence ATGCAAGACATTGGTTTTATCCTGATTGTTGATGACAATCCTACTAATTTATCGGTTTTATCTCAAACCTTAAAGGGTGAAGGATTTTCAGTACGAGTCGCAGAAGATGGAGAAAGTGCGTTGCAATTAGTGGAGCGCAAACAACCAGCTTTAATTTTATTAGATGTGCAAATGCCCGGTATTGATGGGTTTGAAACGTGTAAAAAATTAAAATCTGAACCTAAAAATCAAGGAATTCCGATTATTTTTTTAACCGCTTTAACGGATGTTGAAAATAAAGTCAAAGGACTTTCTCTAGGAGCAGTTGATTATATTTCTAAACCTTTTGAAAAAGAAGAGGTATTAGCCAGAGTTCGAGTGCATTTACAACTGAAACAACTTACAGAAACCCTAGAACAACAAGTTGCGGAACGCACTGCTACTTTAGAAAAAACCCAAATTCAATTAGTACAACAAGAAAAACTTTCGAGTTTGGGGCAATTAGTAACGGGAATTGCCCATGAGATTAATAATCCGATTAGTTGTATTATCAATAATCTTCCGTTAGCTCAAGACTACGTTCAGGATCTAGCTCATATTTTAACTTTATGTCAAACTTATTATGAGCAACTGCCAATCCCCCTACAAGAGGAAATCTTTCAAGCAGATTTAGATTTTATTTTAAAGGATTTACCTCAATTACTAAATTCCATAAAAATTAGTGCTGATCGAATTAAAGATATTTCAATTTCCTTAAGAAATTTTGCCCGTTCTGATTCCTCAACTCAAGTTTTATTTAATATTCATGAAGGTCTTGATAGCACTTTATTGATTTTGAGTCATCGCCTCAAACCCGTAGGGAAACAAGCCGCTATTCAATTAGTTAAAGAATATGGGAATTTACCCCAGGTTGAATGTTATCCCAGCCAACTCAATCAAGTGTTTATGAATCTTTTAGCCAATGCCATTGATGCCATTGAAGAAGCGGGACAACAGGGAGAGATGGAAAACCGAATTCCCACCCTGAAAATTTGTACAACCCAACCCGATCCCCAATCAATTTTAATTGAAATTTCTGATAATGGAATGGGCATACCAGAAGAGATTCTTCCGCGAGTTTTTGAGCCCTTATTTACCACAAAGCCTATGGGTCATGGAACTGGATTGGGATTAGTGATTGCCCACCAAATTATTGAAAAACATCAGGGTAAACTCAATCTTGATTCAACCCCAGGACAAGGAACAAATGTCAAAATCTGGCTTCCGGCTACTTCTTAA
- a CDS encoding hybrid sensor histidine kinase/response regulator — MIKINDPMFQKLPLRVILIVPFVLQIFIAVGLTGYLSLRNGQKAVNNLALQLQHEVGSRIEQHLNSYLSIAPQLNQLNAHAIEMGTISPNNLVQMGQFFWQQRVTFNIGYVLFGTPTGKFSSVGNYFGDQRITFDTVDSQAYGSSLMHTYEMNSKGEPTQLVLKSDQDYLFQKEGWYITANSLRKPTWSKVYNWEVTPYTLCIAASYPLFNQNQQLTGVLGVEMRLSQVNDFLQKLKISPSGKTFIIERNGLLIASSSSEEPFRIKPGQKPQRLKASDSQEPLIKATANYLESKLKDFKTIQTIQQLQFSLQGDKQFVQIAPWRDQLGLDWLVVIVVPESDFMGEIDANTRTTILLCFGALILAIISGIYTTHYITQPILRLSSASKMIATSAQQGFSGELVKTRVEEPKIKELGVLARSFNQMSQELQDSFGALEQTNKVLEKRVEERTAQLTIAKEKADAANQAKSEFLANMSHELRTPLNGILGYAQILGQLEPLTEKGRKGVDIIQQCGYHLLTLINDVLDLSKIEARKLELYPTDFHFPAFLEGVVEICNIKAQQKGIQFNYRPQENLPIGICADEKRLRQVLINLLGNAIKFTDKGSVTFSIQATPIPTNSRYRLHFQIKDTGVGMTSEQLERIFLPFEQVGETKKNTEGTGLGLAISQKIVALMGSQLQVQSQLETGSIFWFDVEISEAKEWANTSRNIRKGIVTGYQGEPKKILIVDDNWANRSVIVNLLEPIGFEVIEANNGQEGLEKAIVISPDFIITDLIMPVLDGFAFIDQLRQLPKLKDIVIIASSASVFDSDQHRSLDAGANAFLPKPVSADLLLELLQVHLKLEWIYLSSESPILDQNLPSHSQPETQKIPSEILSNLYELAQEGDVDGILEEAHLIQTHDPIYFAFTQQVIQLAENFQLKKLRELLSQTLSQS; from the coding sequence ATGATCAAAATTAATGACCCGATGTTTCAGAAACTTCCTCTTCGCGTTATTCTAATTGTTCCCTTTGTTTTACAAATTTTTATAGCGGTTGGTTTGACGGGATATTTATCTTTAAGAAATGGTCAAAAAGCAGTCAATAATTTAGCCCTTCAGTTACAACATGAAGTCGGAAGTCGGATTGAACAACATTTAAACAGTTATCTTTCGATTGCACCGCAACTGAATCAACTGAATGCTCATGCGATTGAAATGGGAACGATTAGCCCGAATAATCTAGTGCAAATGGGGCAGTTTTTTTGGCAACAGCGTGTTACCTTTAATATTGGTTATGTATTATTTGGTACGCCAACGGGAAAGTTTTCCAGTGTCGGCAATTATTTTGGAGATCAAAGAATTACCTTTGATACGGTAGATTCTCAAGCTTACGGAAGTTCTTTGATGCACACTTACGAAATGAATAGTAAGGGAGAACCCACACAACTTGTATTAAAAAGTGATCAAGACTATTTATTTCAAAAAGAAGGATGGTATATTACAGCAAATTCCTTGAGAAAACCAACCTGGAGTAAAGTTTATAATTGGGAAGTTACACCCTATACCCTTTGTATTGCAGCCAGTTATCCTTTATTCAATCAAAATCAACAATTAACGGGGGTATTAGGGGTAGAAATGCGATTATCGCAAGTGAATGATTTTTTGCAAAAACTGAAAATTAGCCCTTCCGGTAAGACTTTTATTATAGAACGGAATGGATTGTTAATTGCAAGTTCGAGTTCTGAAGAACCCTTTCGCATCAAACCCGGACAAAAACCGCAACGATTAAAAGCTTCAGATAGTCAAGAACCGTTAATTAAGGCAACTGCAAACTATTTAGAATCTAAGCTTAAAGATTTTAAAACCATCCAAACGATTCAACAACTCCAATTTTCTTTACAAGGGGATAAACAGTTTGTTCAAATTGCACCTTGGCGAGATCAATTAGGATTAGATTGGCTAGTCGTTATTGTTGTCCCAGAGTCCGATTTTATGGGAGAAATTGATGCGAATACTCGAACTACAATTTTACTTTGTTTTGGGGCATTAATTTTAGCAATTATATCAGGAATTTATACCACCCATTACATTACCCAACCAATTTTACGCTTAAGTTCTGCATCTAAAATGATTGCAACATCGGCTCAACAGGGGTTTAGCGGTGAGTTAGTTAAAACCAGAGTCGAAGAACCCAAAATCAAAGAATTAGGGGTTTTAGCTCGCTCCTTTAATCAAATGAGCCAAGAATTACAGGATTCTTTTGGTGCTTTAGAACAGACCAATAAAGTATTAGAAAAACGGGTGGAAGAACGAACAGCCCAACTCACAATAGCAAAGGAAAAAGCGGATGCTGCTAACCAAGCTAAAAGTGAATTTCTAGCCAATATGAGCCATGAGTTACGCACCCCATTAAACGGAATTTTGGGCTATGCTCAAATTTTAGGACAATTGGAACCTCTGACGGAAAAAGGACGCAAAGGAGTAGATATTATTCAGCAATGTGGTTATCACCTTTTAACCCTGATTAATGATGTTTTAGATTTATCCAAAATTGAAGCTCGAAAACTAGAACTCTACCCAACTGATTTCCATTTTCCTGCTTTTTTAGAAGGGGTTGTTGAAATTTGTAATATTAAAGCTCAACAAAAAGGAATTCAATTTAATTATCGACCCCAAGAAAATCTTCCCATTGGGATTTGCGCTGATGAGAAACGTCTGAGACAAGTGTTAATTAATTTATTAGGAAATGCGATTAAATTTACGGACAAAGGAAGCGTAACCTTTTCAATTCAAGCCACACCTATTCCCACAAATTCAAGGTATCGCCTACATTTTCAAATTAAAGATACCGGAGTGGGGATGACATCAGAACAATTAGAGCGAATTTTTCTTCCCTTTGAACAAGTGGGAGAAACCAAAAAGAATACAGAAGGCACAGGTTTGGGATTAGCAATTAGCCAAAAAATTGTTGCCTTAATGGGAAGTCAGCTTCAGGTACAAAGTCAATTAGAAACAGGCAGTATTTTCTGGTTTGATGTGGAAATATCCGAAGCCAAAGAATGGGCAAATACCTCTCGTAATATTCGCAAAGGAATCGTTACTGGATATCAAGGAGAACCCAAAAAGATTTTAATTGTTGATGATAATTGGGCAAATCGTTCGGTAATTGTAAACTTATTAGAGCCGATTGGGTTTGAAGTCATAGAAGCGAATAATGGTCAAGAAGGATTGGAAAAAGCAATAGTTATTTCCCCCGATTTTATTATTACTGATCTGATCATGCCTGTTCTGGATGGGTTTGCGTTTATTGATCAGTTACGTCAATTGCCTAAACTCAAAGATATTGTAATTATTGCTTCCTCAGCTAGTGTATTTGATAGTGATCAACACCGCAGTTTAGATGCGGGAGCTAATGCGTTTTTACCCAAGCCTGTTTCTGCCGATCTATTACTCGAATTATTACAAGTTCACCTGAAGTTAGAATGGATTTATCTTTCCTCTGAATCTCCAATTTTGGATCAGAATCTACCTTCCCATTCTCAGCCAGAAACTCAAAAAATCCCATCTGAAATCTTATCAAATTTGTACGAATTAGCTCAAGAAGGAGACGTAGATGGTATACTAGAAGAAGCCCATTTGATCCAAACTCATGATCCGATTTATTTCGCTTTCACTCAACAAGTGATCCAGCTTGCGGAAAATTTTCAACTCAAAAAGCTGCGAGAGTTGTTGAGTCAAACCCTTAGCCAATCTTAA
- a CDS encoding aspartate kinase, giving the protein MLIVQKYGGSSVGSVERIQSVAQRVLKTAQDHQVVVVVSAMGKTTDQLVSLAQQISATPNRREMDMLLSTGEQVSIALLSMALQELGQPAISLTGAQVGIVTEAEHTRARILSIETQRMERHLNQGQVVVVAGFQGVSSQDDLEITTLGRGGSDTSAVALAAALKADVCEIYTDVPGILTTDPRLVPNAQLMAEITCDEMLELASLGAKVLHPRAVEIARNYGVSLVVRSSWTDDPGTKVIAPKPQPRPLEGLELARPVDGVEFDTNQAAVSLLRIPDRPGIAAKLFGGIAVQNLDVDLIIQSIHEGNSNDITFTVERDYFTKAIAVADALLPALGKPNHSDLGNAEVTGDDTPIAKVSIVGAGMIGRPKVASQMFNTLAEAGINIQMISTSEVKVSCVIAAEDCQQAVTALCQSFEISSDCKITSNFELEKPPVDPSLPPVRGVALDIKQARLAIRHIPDRPGMAAKIFSILADHNISVDMIIQSQRCHQINGILARDIAFTVAQGDADEAEKILTQASSELGYSEIIVNKSIAKVSVVGSGMIHHPGVAAKMFEALANRNINILMIATSEIKISCLVDEDQGVEALKAVHEIFELSGDKTFIVPERAPVA; this is encoded by the coding sequence ATGCTGATTGTTCAAAAATACGGTGGTAGTTCTGTCGGTTCCGTTGAACGCATTCAATCCGTTGCTCAACGGGTATTAAAAACAGCCCAAGATCATCAAGTGGTTGTCGTTGTTTCTGCAATGGGAAAAACCACTGATCAATTAGTAAGTTTAGCTCAACAAATTTCTGCGACTCCTAACCGTCGAGAAATGGATATGTTACTCTCTACGGGAGAACAAGTCAGTATTGCTTTATTAAGTATGGCATTGCAGGAATTAGGACAACCTGCGATTTCTTTAACTGGTGCTCAAGTTGGAATTGTTACCGAAGCTGAACACACTCGCGCCCGAATTTTAAGTATTGAAACTCAACGCATGGAACGCCACTTAAATCAAGGACAAGTGGTGGTGGTCGCCGGATTTCAAGGGGTAAGTAGTCAAGATGATTTAGAAATTACAACATTAGGACGAGGGGGGTCTGATACCTCTGCGGTGGCGTTAGCAGCCGCTTTAAAAGCAGATGTATGTGAAATTTATACCGACGTTCCAGGGATTTTAACCACCGATCCTCGCTTAGTTCCCAATGCTCAATTAATGGCAGAAATTACCTGTGATGAGATGTTAGAACTCGCCAGTTTAGGGGCGAAAGTTTTACATCCTCGTGCAGTAGAAATTGCCCGTAATTATGGGGTTTCTTTAGTCGTGCGTTCTAGTTGGACAGATGATCCAGGAACGAAAGTCATCGCCCCCAAACCTCAACCCCGACCCTTAGAAGGATTAGAATTAGCCCGTCCGGTAGATGGTGTTGAATTTGATACGAATCAAGCCGCAGTTTCCTTATTAAGAATACCCGATCGTCCTGGAATTGCAGCAAAATTATTTGGAGGAATTGCGGTACAAAATTTAGATGTGGATTTAATTATTCAATCTATTCATGAAGGGAATAGTAATGATATTACCTTTACTGTAGAACGAGATTATTTTACTAAAGCGATCGCCGTTGCTGATGCTTTATTACCCGCTTTAGGAAAACCGAATCATTCTGATCTGGGTAATGCTGAAGTAACCGGAGATGACACCCCTATTGCTAAAGTCAGTATTGTCGGGGCGGGAATGATTGGACGGCCAAAAGTTGCCTCTCAAATGTTTAATACTTTAGCAGAAGCGGGTATTAATATTCAGATGATTTCGACTTCAGAAGTTAAAGTGAGTTGTGTCATTGCAGCCGAAGATTGTCAACAAGCGGTTACTGCCTTATGTCAATCTTTTGAAATTAGTTCTGATTGTAAAATTACTAGCAATTTTGAGCTAGAAAAACCGCCTGTTGATCCCAGTTTACCTCCTGTCCGAGGTGTAGCATTAGATATTAAACAAGCTCGTTTAGCCATTCGCCATATTCCAGATCGTCCAGGGATGGCAGCCAAAATATTCTCTATTTTAGCGGATCATAATATTAGTGTGGATATGATTATTCAATCCCAACGCTGTCATCAAATCAACGGAATTTTAGCACGGGATATTGCTTTTACGGTCGCCCAAGGGGATGCTGATGAAGCTGAAAAGATTTTAACACAAGCCTCATCTGAATTGGGTTATAGTGAAATTATTGTGAATAAATCTATTGCTAAAGTCAGTGTAGTGGGTTCAGGAATGATTCATCATCCAGGGGTTGCTGCTAAAATGTTTGAAGCCTTAGCAAACCGCAATATTAATATTTTAATGATTGCAACTTCTGAAATTAAAATTAGTTGTTTAGTGGATGAAGACCAAGGCGTAGAAGCGTTAAAAGCCGTTCATGAAATTTTTGAATTATCCGGTGATAAAACCTTTATTGTACCTGAACGTGCGCCTGTTGCTTAA
- a CDS encoding DUF29 domain-containing protein — protein sequence MLTKQEWDWLATGSEYQMAVMIQQLLQENQVMEAKEGLESLIEAMGRNDRRALKSQLIRLMVHVIKWKCQPQKRSSSWAISILSSRREIEDIQEEVPSLNRDFIESIWDKCFQAAVKEAELEMRKVKCHFTSLTWSEVFEDEYILSDDEQED from the coding sequence ATGCTGACTAAACAAGAATGGGACTGGTTAGCAACTGGATCTGAATATCAAATGGCTGTCATGATCCAGCAACTCTTACAGGAGAATCAAGTAATGGAAGCAAAAGAAGGCTTAGAATCTTTAATTGAAGCAATGGGAAGAAATGACAGACGCGCCTTAAAAAGTCAGTTAATTCGGTTAATGGTTCATGTGATAAAATGGAAATGTCAACCTCAAAAACGCAGTTCTAGTTGGGCAATTAGTATTCTTTCGTCACGTCGAGAAATCGAAGATATTCAAGAGGAAGTACCCAGCTTAAATCGAGATTTTATTGAATCAATTTGGGATAAATGTTTTCAAGCTGCTGTGAAAGAAGCAGAACTTGAAATGAGGAAAGTTAAATGTCATTTCACTTCCCTTACTTGGTCAGAAGTGTTTGAAGATGAATATATTTTATCGGATGATGAGCAAGAAGATTAG
- a CDS encoding DUF29 domain-containing protein: MLTKQDWDWLAVCSHYQTAVNVHKLLKEGKSMEATEGLESLIEAMGRTEKRAVKSQLIRLMLHVIKWKCQPEKRSAIWTISIRSARREIQESQEEMPSLNRNFFESIWEKCFENAVKDAEDEMGKKCRLTSLSWSEVFEDEYILLDDEQED; this comes from the coding sequence ATGCTGACTAAACAAGATTGGGACTGGTTAGCAGTGTGTTCTCATTATCAAACGGCTGTCAACGTCCATAAACTTCTCAAAGAAGGAAAATCTATGGAAGCAACGGAAGGTTTAGAATCTCTAATTGAAGCAATGGGAAGAACTGAAAAAAGAGCCGTAAAAAGTCAGTTAATTCGTTTAATGCTTCATGTTATTAAGTGGAAATGTCAACCGGAAAAACGGAGTGCTATTTGGACGATTAGTATTCGTTCAGCCCGTCGAGAAATTCAAGAAAGTCAAGAGGAAATGCCGAGTTTAAATCGTAATTTTTTTGAGTCTATCTGGGAAAAATGTTTTGAGAACGCGGTGAAGGATGCTGAGGATGAAATGGGAAAAAAATGTCGATTAACCTCATTGTCTTGGTCAGAGGTTTTTGAGGATGAATATATTTTATTGGATGATGAGCAAGAAGATTAG
- a CDS encoding pre-peptidase C-terminal domain-containing protein, which produces MLNNCFEGQQSLFGLGSFLPPPHNNQLFSNPVPQWDIISTSTDPNLIPLVQEAGNLVREQLMDFAISPDYDQITGLAFGENYDPQKANSLKQDLAQGNLSLLPEVQVISSNILGNANGAYASEIDTIFLSDEFIRYHNTQEVAGVLLEEIGHFIDNKINSIDPEGDEGDIFSRLVQYHGLDSADFALLSQEDDTATIVIDGQTIFVEKNDTLATATNLGTLGNASSSQTGWVGGSVPNDYYRFQINRLTKMNLDLVNLQSDVDLKLLDYNGNTIYSSNKAGTSNENIATQIASGTYYIHVKAYSGSSNYKLTITSVPVNPNTDVTGDGKADAIGSNDNGVYIRRSDSTKFLPNEKWTEIGYIGQNGTWFADVTGDGKADAIGSNNDGVYIRRSDGTKFLPNEKWTEIGYRGTYGTFFADVTGDGKADAIGSNNDGVYIRRSNGTKFLPNEKWTEIGYIGTQGTFIGDIRSDSKPLKREEYLTRLYLNSSSGFGGASASRFYEDDLSHGAIDSTDGQGDLKVYSLVGGQIKIIGKDQYGGNYMDVWNPILQRTFRYIHFDSFNPNLKVNSYIAQGDWLGIEGNTGKSYGRHTHVESRLTNGTKENPLITLGIARSKSLLV; this is translated from the coding sequence ATGCTAAATAATTGTTTTGAGGGCCAGCAAAGCCTCTTTGGATTAGGCTCATTTCTGCCACCTCCTCACAATAATCAGCTTTTCAGCAATCCTGTACCTCAATGGGACATTATTAGCACCTCCACAGATCCTAATCTAATTCCGTTGGTACAAGAAGCAGGTAATTTAGTGAGGGAACAATTAATGGATTTTGCCATAAGTCCTGACTATGATCAAATTACAGGTTTAGCGTTTGGGGAAAATTATGACCCACAAAAAGCCAATTCTCTCAAACAAGATTTAGCCCAAGGAAATTTAAGTCTATTACCTGAAGTTCAAGTTATCTCCTCAAATATTTTAGGTAATGCTAATGGTGCTTATGCTTCGGAAATTGATACTATTTTCTTATCGGATGAATTTATTCGTTATCACAATACCCAAGAAGTAGCAGGGGTTTTATTAGAAGAAATTGGTCATTTTATTGATAATAAGATTAATAGTATAGACCCTGAGGGTGATGAAGGGGATATTTTCTCAAGATTGGTACAATATCATGGTTTAGATAGTGCTGATTTTGCCTTGTTAAGTCAAGAAGATGATACAGCAACAATTGTAATTGATGGACAGACAATTTTTGTTGAAAAAAATGATACTTTGGCAACTGCTACAAATTTGGGAACACTTGGCAATGCCAGTTCTTCTCAAACTGGTTGGGTAGGGGGTAGTGTACCCAATGATTATTATCGCTTTCAGATTAATCGTCTTACTAAGATGAACCTAGATTTAGTCAATCTACAATCTGATGTAGATTTAAAACTGTTAGATTATAATGGAAATACAATTTATTCTTCCAATAAGGCTGGTACTTCTAATGAAAATATTGCGACTCAGATAGCATCTGGCACTTACTATATTCATGTTAAGGCTTACAGTGGGAGTAGTAACTATAAGTTAACTATTACTTCTGTTCCTGTGAATCCTAATACTGACGTGACAGGTGATGGCAAAGCCGATGCTATTGGCTCTAACGATAATGGAGTGTATATCAGACGTTCCGATAGTACAAAATTTTTACCTAATGAAAAATGGACTGAAATAGGTTATATAGGTCAAAATGGCACTTGGTTTGCTGATGTAACAGGTGATGGCAAAGCCGATGCTATTGGCTCTAATAATGATGGAGTATATATTAGACGTTCCGATGGTACAAAATTTTTACCTAATGAAAAATGGACTGAAATAGGTTATCGAGGTACTTACGGTACATTTTTTGCTGATGTAACAGGTGATGGCAAAGCCGATGCTATTGGCTCTAATAACGATGGAGTATATATCAGACGTTCCAATGGTACAAAATTTTTACCTAATGAAAAATGGACTGAAATAGGTTATATAGGTACTCAAGGAACATTTATTGGTGATATTCGCTCCGATTCTAAACCTTTAAAAAGAGAAGAATATTTGACCCGTTTATATCTTAATTCATCCAGTGGTTTTGGTGGAGCAAGTGCATCCAGATTCTATGAGGATGATTTATCTCATGGAGCAATTGATTCTACAGATGGACAAGGAGATTTAAAAGTTTATTCTTTAGTGGGTGGTCAAATAAAAATTATTGGTAAAGATCAGTATGGTGGTAACTATATGGATGTTTGGAATCCTATTCTACAAAGAACATTCCGCTACATTCATTTTGATTCATTTAATCCCAATTTAAAAGTAAATTCTTATATTGCCCAAGGTGATTGGCTAGGAATTGAAGGAAATACTGGTAAGTCATATGGTCGTCATACTCATGTAGAATCCAGACTAACTAATGGGACAAAAGAAAATCCTTTAATTACTCTTGGAATTGCAAGGTCTAAAAGTTTACTTGTTTAA
- a CDS encoding helix-turn-helix domain-containing protein has product MAQVDKIFSQAAQEWDLESLYADLASAKGKHLTPIEKAHLRGLLSGCSPSEIAQKLDKIPRGVESDLCATVYKYVKYLLDKTEKVENWRKIYEWLDESGYKSKLEKVPVKNLLPKQSIVNITNFNIEQDQIVFQFHLTIPTSEIAELSIPDCQTDKNSDNNYTDNN; this is encoded by the coding sequence ATGGCTCAAGTGGACAAAATATTTAGCCAAGCGGCCCAGGAGTGGGATTTAGAAAGTCTTTATGCTGACTTGGCTTCTGCGAAAGGAAAGCATCTCACTCCCATTGAAAAAGCTCACTTAAGGGGGTTATTGTCTGGCTGTAGTCCCTCGGAAATCGCTCAAAAATTAGATAAAATTCCCAGAGGTGTAGAATCAGATTTATGTGCAACGGTTTATAAATATGTGAAATATTTGTTAGATAAAACTGAAAAAGTAGAAAACTGGCGCAAGATTTATGAATGGCTTGATGAATCCGGTTATAAATCAAAGTTAGAGAAAGTTCCTGTTAAAAATTTATTACCTAAACAAAGCATTGTTAATATTACTAATTTTAATATTGAACAAGATCAAATCGTTTTTCAGTTTCATCTAACCATCCCCACATCAGAAATCGCTGAACTCTCGATACCTGATTGTCAGACAGATAAAAATAGTGATAATAATTATACCGATAATAATTAA